The Deinococcus roseus nucleotide sequence TCGGTTATGAGCCGACTGCTCTGACCGTTGAGCTAAGAGCCCGGGTCAAAACGCCAGCGCTCGCAGGCGAGAATCAAAGTAGCATCAAATCGGACAAAAGTCAAATTTCTGGCAGGGTGCACAGCCCCAAAACCACAGCCATCCGGGCCAGAAGCGTTCCAGTCAGCAATTCCCTTCAGGCATCCACCAGGGATTCATGGGCCATGAGATGTCTGAAACCCAACTTGGTTTTTGCTCACATTTGGCGTACCCTGACTAGAAGTCAAGTCTGGAAAGATGGGCTTTCCACAAAACCCTTCAAAGCTCTTCAAAACCCTTCAAAGCTCTTCAAAACCCTTCAAAGCTCCACAAAGCTCCACAAAGCGAGGATGAATGATGCCGCATTCTAAATTGCACGTCCTGCACGTATCCACTGAAGTGTTTCCCTTTTCCAGGACTGGAGGCCTCGCTGATGTTGCCGGAGCACTCCCCTACGCCCTGCAAAAACACGGGCACACGTCCAGCACCCTGAGCCCCTGGTACGAAACCCTGCAGACCCCCCACCCACCTGAAGTGATCAAGACCTTTCATGTGCATGGAATTGGCAATGTCAACCTGGGTCAGGTGGTGCTGGATGGGGTCAGCCACTACTTCCTGAACTTTCCGCTGGTGCACACCCCCAAACTGTACGGCTATGAGAACGACCCGGAGCGTTTTGCCCGTTTCTGTCTGGCCTCCATGCACGCCCTCTTGCATCTGCCGCATGTGGATGTGCTGCACGCCCACGACTGGGGGGTGGGTCTGCTGCCCGCCATGATCCAGTACGCTGCGCCCCATCCCAGGCTGCACGGCATCAGCACGGCTTTCACCATCCACAACCTGCAACACCAGGGCCGCTGGAACCCACAGGATGTGCTGTCCTGGACGCACCTTCCTTCTTATCTGGTGCATCCAGATGGGGTGGAGTTCTTTGGGGATGTCAATTACATCAAGTCAGGCATCCGTTACGCCGATGTGGTCACCACCGTTTCTCCCACCTATGCCCAGGAAGTCACCACCCCCACTTACGGCGAGGGACTGGACGGCATCCTCCGGCAGAGCCAGTATCAGGGCAAACTGCGCGGCATCCTGAACGGCCTGGACACCGACCGCTGGGACCCCCGAACAGACCCGGACATCGTGCAATTCAGCGATTATGCAGGCAAACAGGCTGCACGTGATGCACTGCGTCAGGAATTCGGCTTTGATGACAAACCCATCCTGGCTGCCGTGACCCGTCTGGCCACCCAGAAGGGCCTGGATCTGATCCTGCCTTTCCTGCAGGAACTGCTGCAGGACTGGAACCTGCTGATTCTGGGGGGCGGAGATGCCAACCTGGAAGGGATTTTCACGGTGCTGGATGAGCACGTGCCTTCGTTCAAGTTCAGGTCTGGCATGCAAGAAGCCCTGTCCCACCGCATTTACGCGGGTGCGGATGCTTTCCTGATGCCCAGCCGTTTTGAACCCTGCGGCCTGAGCCAGATGATCAGCATGCGTTACGGAACCGTTCCCATTGTGAGGGACACCGGAGGGCTGCATGACACCGTTCCTCCCCATCTGGGTTTCCGCTTCCGTGATGCCACCCCTCAGGCCCTCAGAAACGTGCTGAAAGAAGCCCGTGGGGTCTACGAAGACCGGGGAGCCTGGGAGTACCGTGCCCAGGAAGGCATGAAGCAGGACTTCTCCTGGGAGAAAGCCGCTGCAGAATACATCGCGCTGTACCGGACCCTCCTGGAAGACTGAACACCTCTTGAAAAAGAAAGGGCGCATGACTGCGCCCTTTCTGGTGTTTTTCTGCTTTCAGAACAGATCCACAAAAGCCTTGACAAATCCAGGCAGGTCGTCCACGTGCTGCGCGGTCACCAGGTTGCCAGCCACCACCACGCGCTCCTCCAGGTAATTGGCTCCGGCATGCTCCAGATCCTCACGGATGGACATGAACCCGGTCAGGGTGCGGCCTTTCACCACTTTGGCGCTGATCAGGGCCCAGCCACCGTGACACACAGCACCCAGGGGTTTCTTCTGGGCATCAATGTCATGGATCAGGCTGGTCATGCTCTTGTGGCGGCGGATGCGGTCCGGGGCAAAGCCACCAGGAACAATCAGGCCCGCGAGGTCATCGGCCTTCACATCTTCCGCAGCGATGGTCGCATCGATGGTGAAAGGGGTCTTGCCATGGTAGGTGGCCACTTTGGGACCGATCACCACCACGCCAAAACCGGCTTCCTGCACACGGTAGTAAGGGTAGATCACTTCACGCTCGTCAAAGTAGTCCTCGATCAGAATGCCAATCAGTTTCATACAGGGACCATTTTACAGGGCAAGGGGGAAAGTTGCCTGAGAGGTTTAGAGGGGATGAGGAAAAGCACCCGTAGGGGCGAGGCATGCCTCGCCCTGCGGAAGAAATCTGAATTGGGTTTGTGAGGTCACACCACGCTGCGCCCTCACAACAGAAACCTCAGCCCCGCACATCCTCCAGAAATTCCAGCACTGCAGCATTGAATCCATCGGGGTCCAGCAGGTTGCTGAGGTGAGCGGTTTTGAGTTCCACGTATTTGCCCCCTGTGACTTCTGCAATCTCTCTGGCCGCTTCTTCAGGGATCAGGGTGTCCTCGCTGCCGCCAATCACCAGCACAGGAATGTTCAATCTGGACAGGGCTTCGTGGGAGTCCGGACGGTCTGCCATGGCGCGTTGTGCTGCTGCCACCCCTTCAGGACTGGCCTGCAGGATCATGGTTTTCACGCTGTCCTGGATGTCCTCGGGAGCATCTTCTCCCACCAGACCGGGCAGCATCGCGTCCAGGGCCACCTGGGTGCCTTCCTCCAGCACTTTCTGGGCCATGGTGAGGCGTTTTTGCCTGCCCTCCTGGGTGTCCTGTCCCATGCGGGTGTTGGCAAAAATGGCCGCACTGAAGCGCTCTGGAGCCAGGGCCAGCAGGCGCATCAGCACATACCCTCCCATGCTGAGCCCCAGACCCACCACGCCCTCCTGAGGCAGGGCTTTCAGCAATTGCTGGGCGTGTCCTTCCAGGGAATCCAGGGTGCCCTGCTGGCCTCCAAAACCGGGAAAGTTGGGGGCAAAAACCTCCTCCCCGGCGTCATAAAGTTCCTGTTGCAAAAGGGAATACATCTGGCTGTTCAGGGGAAAAGCATGCAAAAGCAGAATCATGATCTGAGTTTACAGTTCACAGTTTACAGGTCACAGCATCTGAACAAACATTGCTCTGGGCATCCCCGGCATTCACAGAGAAAAGAAAACATCCAAACTGTTCACTGTGAACTGTAGACTGTAAACTCTTCCCATGTCGGCTTTTGCCCTGAGCGTGATCCTCGTTTCCCCCAAAACCCCCGGTAACATCGGTTCTGCTGCCAGAGCCATGAAGAACATGGGTGCCAACGATCTGCGGATTGTGGCCCCCAGATGCAACGTGCTGGACAGCGAAGCCATTGCTTTCAGCGTGCATGCAGAAGAACTGGTCCGTCAGGCCCCCATTTTTGCCACCCTGGAAGAGGCCACTGCAGACCTGGATTTCCTGATGGGCACCACAGCCCGCCAGCGGGACGATCTGCCCGAACCCATCTTTCCTTCTGAGGTAAAACCCATGCTGGCTGCGTTTCAGAAGGTGGGTGTGGTTTTTGGCCGTGAAGAATCGGGCCTGACCACCGATGAACTGGCCCGCTGCCAGTCGGTGCTGCGCATTCCCACCTCGGATTATGCGTCTCTGAACCTTGCTCAGGCTGTGCTGCTCTGCTGCTATGAGCTTCTGCAAGCAGAACGCAGCTCTGGTGCCGTCCCGGTGCCTGTGACAGAGGCCACCGATCTGGCCCCCAGAGAGCAGATGGAGCGCTTTTACGAGCAGTTGCAAGACTTCATTCTGAAGGTGAACTACACCGATCAGCCCCGTCTGAAACACAAGATGCGCCAGATGCGCAAGGTCTTCGATCAGGCCCGCATGACCGAAGACCAGATTCGCATGCTGCGCGGCCTGTGGGCGCAGGCTTTGTGGGCCGCCAAGAGCAAGAAGTTCATCATTGAGGATTGAGATGGGCCGAGAGCCGAGAGCCGAGAGCCGAGAGCGTACTGTGCAAAAGCTTCGGTAGCATGTCAAATCCCTAAAGCTTGAGCAAGAGCATTTTTTGCCCTCGGCCCTGTGCCCTCGGCTCTCGGCCTCCGGAAGGGAGCCCCAATGACCATGAAACCCCTGGATTTCCTGCATCCGGCCAGTGAACCCGAGCAACTGTCGCGCAGTGTGCGGCTGGCCCGCAATGTGATGCCGCCACTGATTCTGATTCTGGTGCTGGGGTTTGAGACCCTGATGCGTTTGTGGGTGGAGCCGCATGCCACCATTGCAAGACTGCTGTTTTATGGCGGAGTGGGGCCGATCACCACCTATTTCACCATTGCCTGGATTCTGGAAGGGATCAAGGTGCGGGCCAGAATGGAGTTGGAGCAGGCGAGGCTCTACAAGGAACTGGACACCGTACAGGTGCTGATCAAGCGTCTGGCAGAGGCCAGCGATCTGGAAGAGGTGCTGGATGTGGCTGCCAGAGGTCTGGTGCAGGCTTCCGGGGCAAAATCGGGCATGCTGATCCTGTCTGGCAATGTGTACCGGGTGGTTGAGGAAGACGGATCCCTGCACAGCAATCCAGGGATCTTTCCACGGGACATCCCCAGGGTGATCGAGCACCGGGGCGCAGAGCAGGGCATCCTGATTGCGGTGCCGTTTTACTCTTCTGGCACCCTGGTGGGTGGGGCTTACCTGAAATTTGATCTGGAGATGTCCAGCGAGCAGCGCACCCTGGTGGAGGCCCTTTCTGGCGAGGTGGGCACGGCCATCGAAGCGGCGCAGCAGCGCACCCGTGATCTGATGACGCTGTATCAGGTGGATGAGTCCATCCGGGCGGAGCGCAACATGAACCGCCTGCTGGAAAGCGTGCTGACCCGCATGATGGAGCGCAGCGCTGCAGAGGCAGGCTTTGCGTACCTGATGGATCAGGATGGGGTCCTCAGGCTGGTGTGGGCCAGGGATTTCGCAGGCCGGACCCATCAGGGTGGAGCGGTCAGCACTTTTGCCCGTGAGGTGGCAGAGGCCCGCATTCCCCTGATGACCACTGACGCACCTGCCCAGACCATGCTCCCTGAGGCCTCACATGCCATCGGGGTGCCCATGCTGGAAGGGGAGCACCTGGAGGGGGTGCTGGTGCTGGCCTACCAGCACAATGCACCTCTGGAGGGACCTGGGGTGCAATTGCTGGCCCTGATGGGCAATCAGGCCACCCTGGCGGTGCGCAATGCCCGTGCTTACCTGTACTCCGAAGAACTCGCGATCAACGAGGAACGCAACCGCATTGCCCGTGAGATTCACGATGGAATCGCGCAGAGCCTGGCTTTCACTGCCATCAAACTGGATCTGGCTGAGCGCCTGCTGGAAAAAGACTTGGAGAAGGCCCGCAGTGAAATTGTGCTGTCCAAGCAAACCCTGCGGGAGCAGATCAAGGAGGTCAGGCGCAGCATTTTTGCCCTCAGACCCATTGATCTGGAGCGCTTTGGACTCACCGAGACCGTCAAGAAGTACGTCACGGATTTTGGAGAGCAGCACAACATCCTCACCGATTTGAATGTGCAGGGGGAGGTGCAGCTTTCTCCCAGCGATGAGGCGGTGATTTTCCGCATTTTGCAGGAAAGCCTCAACAATGTGGCCAAGCACTCCCAGGCCAGACGGGTGTGGGTGTCCTTGCTGGCCGGAGCCACCGTCACCCTGATGGTGGGAGACGATGGGAAGGGTTTCGATCCTGCCCAGGTGGGAGAACGGGTCACCACTGCAGGAGGTCTGGGCCTGAAGCAGATGGGAGAGCGCATTGAGGCCCGTGGAGGCACCCACCACATTGAAAGCCAGCTTGGAGAGGGCACCACGGTGACGGTGACTTTGCCCGCCCAGTGAAGGACCATCAAACAGGCTTTAAGCACACCTTTTGTGCACCTGACGGGTTATATTGGTCCCAATGAGCCACATCACTTTCCTGAAATCCCTGCTGGAAACCGCTGGGCCATCTGGCTACGAAGAACGGGCCACCTCGGCCTGGTTGCAGGAAGCCGCCACCTTTGCAGACCAGACCTACAAAGACCGTTATGGCAACGCCTTTGCAGTGCTCAATCCAGAGGGCAAAAACACCGTGATGCTTTCGGGGCACATCGATGAGATTGGAACCATTGTCACCCATGTGGACGACGGAGGATTGATTTCCTTTCAGGGTCTGGGAGGCTGGGATCCCCAGGTGCTGGTGGGACAGCGCATCCGGCTGCTCGCTGAAGGTGGAGATGTGCTTGCAGTGGTGGGCAAGAAACCCATCCACCTGATGGATGCAGACGAGCGCTCCAAAGCCAGCAAAATTGATGATCTGTGGCTGGATGCTGCCCTGCCTGCAGAAGAAGTCAAAAACCGCGTGAAAGTGGGAACTCCTGGGCGTGTGGAGCAACCCGTGCTGTTTTCCGGGCGCAAAATCATCTCCCCTGCCCTGGACAACCGCATCGGGGCTTATGTGGTGCTGGAAGCCCTCAGGCGCATGAAGGAACTGGGGGTGCAGGAGAAAGTGGTGGCGGTGGCCAGCACCCAGGAGGAAATCGGGGCCTGGGGGGCCAGGGTGGCTGCTTATGGCCTGAATCCCGATCTGGCCTTCACCGTGGATCTGTGCTTCGAGAGCAAGGCTCCGGGGGTCAATGCCAAGAAATACGGCGAAAGCGAGTTTGGCAGTGGAACCGCCATCACGGTGGGGCCTTTCATCCATCCAACAGTGGCAAAAGGACTACAGGATGCGGCCAGCCAGCACAAACTGAAGTTCACCCTCAGTGCCAGCAGAAACCACACCGCCACCGATGCAGACGAAATCCATCTGGTGCGCTCCGGGGTTCCAGGTGCGGTTTTGAG carries:
- a CDS encoding type 1 glutamine amidotransferase domain-containing protein encodes the protein MKLIGILIEDYFDEREVIYPYYRVQEAGFGVVVIGPKVATYHGKTPFTIDATIAAEDVKADDLAGLIVPGGFAPDRIRRHKSMTSLIHDIDAQKKPLGAVCHGGWALISAKVVKGRTLTGFMSIREDLEHAGANYLEERVVVAGNLVTAQHVDDLPGFVKAFVDLF
- a CDS encoding alpha/beta fold hydrolase; amino-acid sequence: MILLLHAFPLNSQMYSLLQQELYDAGEEVFAPNFPGFGGQQGTLDSLEGHAQQLLKALPQEGVVGLGLSMGGYVLMRLLALAPERFSAAIFANTRMGQDTQEGRQKRLTMAQKVLEEGTQVALDAMLPGLVGEDAPEDIQDSVKTMILQASPEGVAAAQRAMADRPDSHEALSRLNIPVLVIGGSEDTLIPEEAAREIAEVTGGKYVELKTAHLSNLLDPDGFNAAVLEFLEDVRG
- a CDS encoding RNA methyltransferase, producing the protein MSAFALSVILVSPKTPGNIGSAARAMKNMGANDLRIVAPRCNVLDSEAIAFSVHAEELVRQAPIFATLEEATADLDFLMGTTARQRDDLPEPIFPSEVKPMLAAFQKVGVVFGREESGLTTDELARCQSVLRIPTSDYASLNLAQAVLLCCYELLQAERSSGAVPVPVTEATDLAPREQMERFYEQLQDFILKVNYTDQPRLKHKMRQMRKVFDQARMTEDQIRMLRGLWAQALWAAKSKKFIIED
- a CDS encoding M20/M25/M40 family metallo-hydrolase produces the protein MSHITFLKSLLETAGPSGYEERATSAWLQEAATFADQTYKDRYGNAFAVLNPEGKNTVMLSGHIDEIGTIVTHVDDGGLISFQGLGGWDPQVLVGQRIRLLAEGGDVLAVVGKKPIHLMDADERSKASKIDDLWLDAALPAEEVKNRVKVGTPGRVEQPVLFSGRKIISPALDNRIGAYVVLEALRRMKELGVQEKVVAVASTQEEIGAWGARVAAYGLNPDLAFTVDLCFESKAPGVNAKKYGESEFGSGTAITVGPFIHPTVAKGLQDAASQHKLKFTLSASRNHTATDADEIHLVRSGVPGAVLSIPSRYMHSPNEIVDLDDVDNTIELIAQYVLGVQDYSFIR
- a CDS encoding glycogen synthase yields the protein MMPHSKLHVLHVSTEVFPFSRTGGLADVAGALPYALQKHGHTSSTLSPWYETLQTPHPPEVIKTFHVHGIGNVNLGQVVLDGVSHYFLNFPLVHTPKLYGYENDPERFARFCLASMHALLHLPHVDVLHAHDWGVGLLPAMIQYAAPHPRLHGISTAFTIHNLQHQGRWNPQDVLSWTHLPSYLVHPDGVEFFGDVNYIKSGIRYADVVTTVSPTYAQEVTTPTYGEGLDGILRQSQYQGKLRGILNGLDTDRWDPRTDPDIVQFSDYAGKQAARDALRQEFGFDDKPILAAVTRLATQKGLDLILPFLQELLQDWNLLILGGGDANLEGIFTVLDEHVPSFKFRSGMQEALSHRIYAGADAFLMPSRFEPCGLSQMISMRYGTVPIVRDTGGLHDTVPPHLGFRFRDATPQALRNVLKEARGVYEDRGAWEYRAQEGMKQDFSWEKAAAEYIALYRTLLED
- a CDS encoding GAF domain-containing sensor histidine kinase, which gives rise to MTMKPLDFLHPASEPEQLSRSVRLARNVMPPLILILVLGFETLMRLWVEPHATIARLLFYGGVGPITTYFTIAWILEGIKVRARMELEQARLYKELDTVQVLIKRLAEASDLEEVLDVAARGLVQASGAKSGMLILSGNVYRVVEEDGSLHSNPGIFPRDIPRVIEHRGAEQGILIAVPFYSSGTLVGGAYLKFDLEMSSEQRTLVEALSGEVGTAIEAAQQRTRDLMTLYQVDESIRAERNMNRLLESVLTRMMERSAAEAGFAYLMDQDGVLRLVWARDFAGRTHQGGAVSTFAREVAEARIPLMTTDAPAQTMLPEASHAIGVPMLEGEHLEGVLVLAYQHNAPLEGPGVQLLALMGNQATLAVRNARAYLYSEELAINEERNRIAREIHDGIAQSLAFTAIKLDLAERLLEKDLEKARSEIVLSKQTLREQIKEVRRSIFALRPIDLERFGLTETVKKYVTDFGEQHNILTDLNVQGEVQLSPSDEAVIFRILQESLNNVAKHSQARRVWVSLLAGATVTLMVGDDGKGFDPAQVGERVTTAGGLGLKQMGERIEARGGTHHIESQLGEGTTVTVTLPAQ